One Telluria mixta DNA window includes the following coding sequences:
- the pdxA gene encoding 4-hydroxythreonine-4-phosphate dehydrogenase PdxA has protein sequence MASSLRPTLAITVGEPAGIGPEISIRAAWALRGESRCVLVGDAAFLSLTASLIDPSIRLSAISTLALRHSGLPHFGPDIIPVVDVPLDAHVVPGKLDAANGRAVLVTLDLAIEGTRAGWWDAIVTAPLQKSTINDAGVAFSGHTEYLAEKTDTPKVVMMLAGSPGNDQPYLRVALATTHLPLKDVPAAITKDSLTQVLDILHADLVRKFGIAAPRILVTGLNPHAGENGYLGREEIDVITPVLEDARNRGIDARGPYPADTLFQPKYLQDADAVLAMYHDQGLPVLKYATFGRGVNITLGLPLIRTSVDHGTALDLAAQGLGQADCGSMEEAIRVAVAMVRAQQQQPA, from the coding sequence GTGGCCTCGAGCCTACGTCCCACGCTGGCGATCACGGTCGGCGAGCCGGCCGGCATCGGTCCGGAGATCTCGATCCGCGCCGCGTGGGCGCTGCGCGGCGAGTCCCGCTGCGTGCTCGTGGGCGATGCCGCCTTCCTGTCTCTCACGGCGAGCCTGATCGACCCAAGCATCCGCCTGTCCGCGATCTCCACGCTGGCCCTGCGCCACAGCGGCCTGCCGCACTTCGGTCCGGACATCATTCCCGTCGTCGACGTGCCGCTCGATGCGCACGTCGTGCCGGGCAAGCTGGATGCCGCCAACGGCCGCGCCGTGCTGGTCACGCTCGATCTCGCGATCGAGGGTACCCGGGCCGGCTGGTGGGATGCCATCGTCACGGCGCCGCTGCAGAAGAGCACCATCAACGATGCCGGTGTCGCGTTTTCCGGCCACACGGAATACCTGGCCGAGAAGACGGATACGCCCAAGGTCGTCATGATGCTGGCCGGTTCGCCGGGGAACGATCAACCGTATCTGCGCGTGGCGCTGGCCACGACGCACCTGCCCTTGAAAGACGTGCCCGCGGCGATCACGAAGGACAGCCTCACGCAGGTGCTGGACATCCTGCACGCGGACCTCGTGCGCAAGTTCGGCATCGCGGCGCCGCGGATCCTCGTGACGGGGCTGAACCCGCACGCAGGCGAGAACGGCTACCTGGGCCGCGAAGAGATCGACGTGATCACGCCTGTGCTGGAAGACGCCCGCAACCGCGGCATCGACGCGCGCGGCCCGTATCCGGCCGACACGCTGTTTCAACCAAAATACCTGCAGGATGCCGACGCCGTGCTGGCCATGTACCACGACCAGGGCCTGCCCGTGCTCAAGTACGCCACGTTCGGCCGCGGCGTCAACATCACCCTCGGCCTGCCGCTGATCCGCACGTCCGTCGACCACGGCACGGCGCTCGATCTCGCTGCCCAGGGCCTCGGCCAGGCCGATTGCGGCAGCATGGAAGAGGCGATCCGCGTCGCCGTCGCCATGGTGCGCGCACAACAGCAACAACCCGCATAA
- a CDS encoding RNA polymerase sigma factor, with protein sequence MLADDIAALLPRMRRFARALTFHREDADDLVQIAMERALGRSEQWEPGTRLDSWLFRIIKNAWIDEVRSRTRRAELFAPEEEGEHVGDDTAQAHQQRLALQKAISLLSEEHRLVVGLVLVDGLPYKEAADVLEIPVGTLTSRLARARDALQQLLADPTRRTP encoded by the coding sequence ATGCTTGCCGACGACATCGCCGCCCTGCTGCCCCGCATGCGCCGCTTCGCGCGGGCGCTGACCTTTCATCGCGAAGACGCGGACGACCTCGTCCAGATCGCGATGGAGCGCGCGCTCGGCCGCAGCGAGCAGTGGGAACCGGGGACGCGGCTCGACAGCTGGCTGTTCCGCATCATCAAGAACGCGTGGATCGACGAAGTGCGCAGCCGGACGCGGCGCGCGGAGTTGTTCGCGCCCGAGGAGGAAGGCGAACATGTGGGCGACGACACGGCGCAGGCGCACCAGCAGCGGCTCGCGCTCCAGAAGGCGATCAGCCTGCTGTCCGAGGAGCACCGGCTCGTCGTCGGCCTCGTGCTCGTGGACGGCCTGCCGTACAAGGAAGCGGCCGACGTGCTCGAGATCCCGGTCGGGACCCTCACCAGCCGCCTCGCGCGCGCCCGCGACGCCCTGCAGCAACTCCTCGCCGACCCGACACGAAGGACACCATGA
- a CDS encoding anti-sigma factor family protein produces the protein MTYSDDTLMAYADGELDPAERAAIEQAMRTDPAIAAAVERHCALRMDVAAAFAGILDEPVPARLQPPAPANVVSLEAAREKRTERRGWSWPEWGALAATLVVGVLAGKMIPGGGPAIAGNGNQVVARGELASALDRQVGGKTDGTVKVGVSFAARDGAYCRGFVMGASAGLACREGGQWRIPVLTEAEKEASGGYRQAGSALPPAVLDAIDARIAGKPLDAAGEEAARARGWQPGR, from the coding sequence ATGACGTATTCCGATGACACCCTGATGGCCTATGCCGACGGCGAGCTCGATCCCGCCGAACGGGCCGCCATCGAACAGGCGATGCGCACCGATCCCGCCATCGCCGCCGCCGTGGAGCGCCACTGCGCCCTGCGCATGGACGTGGCCGCCGCGTTTGCCGGCATCCTCGACGAGCCCGTGCCCGCGCGGTTGCAGCCGCCCGCGCCTGCGAACGTGGTATCGCTGGAAGCGGCGCGTGAGAAACGAACTGAGCGCCGGGGCTGGTCGTGGCCGGAATGGGGTGCGCTGGCGGCCACGCTCGTCGTCGGCGTCCTTGCCGGGAAAATGATCCCCGGCGGCGGTCCCGCCATCGCCGGCAACGGCAACCAGGTGGTGGCACGCGGGGAACTGGCGTCCGCGCTCGACCGCCAGGTCGGCGGCAAGACCGATGGCACGGTGAAGGTCGGTGTGAGCTTCGCCGCCCGCGACGGCGCCTATTGTCGCGGCTTCGTCATGGGCGCGTCGGCCGGCCTCGCGTGCCGGGAAGGCGGACAATGGCGGATTCCCGTGCTGACCGAGGCGGAGAAGGAAGCGTCGGGCGGCTACCGCCAGGCCGGCAGCGCGTTGCCGCCGGCCGTGCTGGACGCGATCGACGCGCGCATCGCGGGCAAGCCGCTCGACGCTGCGGGTGAGGAAGCGGCGCGGGCGCGCGGCTGGCAGCCCGGCCGATAA
- the rsmA gene encoding 16S rRNA (adenine(1518)-N(6)/adenine(1519)-N(6))-dimethyltransferase RsmA, whose protein sequence is MKHVARKRFGQNFLTDDHVLHDIIEGIDPRRGDTMVEIGPGLAAMTALLLKELDHMHVVELDRDLVARLEKAYPRERLTIHSGDALKFDFGSIPVPEGKKLRVVGNLPYNISSPLLFHLADYAHVIEDQHFMLQKEVVERMVAEPGTKAYGRLSVMLQWRYDMALLFIVPPTAFDPPPQVDSAIVRMVPTKRQLPADAKTLEAVVQKAFSQRRKVIRNCVAGMFTEQQLVDAGIDPGARPEAVGLEQYVALANILKPQA, encoded by the coding sequence ATGAAACATGTAGCCCGCAAGCGCTTCGGCCAGAACTTCCTGACCGACGACCACGTCCTCCACGACATCATCGAAGGGATCGATCCGCGCCGCGGCGATACCATGGTCGAAATCGGCCCGGGCCTGGCCGCGATGACGGCGCTGCTGCTCAAGGAGCTCGACCACATGCACGTGGTCGAACTGGACCGCGATCTCGTCGCGCGCCTGGAAAAAGCGTATCCGCGCGAACGGCTGACCATTCACTCGGGCGACGCGCTGAAGTTCGACTTCGGCAGCATCCCCGTCCCGGAAGGGAAGAAGCTGCGCGTGGTGGGCAACCTGCCGTACAACATCTCCAGCCCGCTGCTGTTCCACCTGGCCGACTACGCCCACGTCATCGAGGACCAGCACTTCATGCTGCAGAAAGAGGTCGTGGAGCGCATGGTGGCGGAGCCGGGCACGAAGGCCTATGGCCGCCTGTCCGTGATGCTCCAGTGGCGCTACGACATGGCGCTGCTGTTCATCGTGCCGCCGACGGCGTTCGATCCGCCGCCGCAAGTCGATTCCGCCATCGTGCGCATGGTGCCGACGAAGCGCCAGCTGCCGGCCGATGCCAAGACGCTGGAAGCCGTCGTGCAGAAGGCATTCTCGCAGCGTCGCAAGGTGATCCGCAACTGCGTGGCCGGCATGTTCACCGAACAGCAGCTCGTCGACGCGGGCATCGACCCGGGCGCCCGTCCGGAAGCCGTGGGGCTCGAGCAGTACGTGGCGCTGGCCAACATCCTCAAGCCGCAAGCCTGA